The window TTGAACTTGCCTATGCACAGTTGGCGGCTGAGGGGTTTATCTCCTCGAAACCTCGGAAAGGTTTTTACGTACAAGCAATTGAAGAGCTCGCCTACGTCCAACCGATGCAAGTTGCAGAGGAAATGGTGACCGAAAAAATTGTAGATGTATCTTTCGACTTCTCGCCTGGCAAAATCGATACTGAATCATTTCCTTTTACGCAATGGCGGAAGTACGCAAAAGACGTTATGGATGAATCTTCTCGGAATCTTCTTCTTCTTGGACACCCTCATGGTGATTGGGAGCTTCGTCAAGAAATTTCGCGTTATTTATATCATTCGCGCGGTGTTGACTGTATTCCCGAGCAGGTTATTATCGGCTCCGGGACAGAACAGCTCATGCCCCTCGTCATCCGGGTTCTAGGGACAGAAGCGACATATGCAATAGAGGATCCTGGCTACCCACTCACCCATCATGTATTTTTCCATAATAACCGGGTAGCAATTCCGATTGCAGTCGATGAAGAAGGGATGGATGTAAGCCTCCTGCAACGCTCAGGAGCAACTGTTGCCTATGTGACTCCCTCTCATCAGTTCCCGACAGGCAGCGTCCTTTCCGCATCGCGCAGGACCGCTTTATTGAACTGGGCTTCCTCAGTTAACGGAAATTTTATTATTGAAGATGATTATGACAGTGAGTTCCGCTATACCGGCAGACCGATTCCTTCTTTACAAGGTATGGATAAGGGCGGCAACGTCATCTATTTGAGCACCTTTTCAAAATCGCTTATGCCCTCGCTACGAATTGCTTATATGGTGCTTCCTCCTGTATTGCTAAATCGCTATGAAAAGGCATTCATCCATTACTCAGCTACAGTACCGCGGCTCGATCAGCATATCCTGGCGCGTTTTATGGCAGACGGTCATTTTTCACGTCATCTTAATAGAATGCGGAAAATATATAAACGCAAGCTTCAAGTTCTTACAGAGACTCTGGCATCCTATGCTCCCTACGTTTCATTTTCAGGCGATGAAGCAGGCATGCATATTATCCTAACCGTCCACACCGAAACAAATGAAAAATCCCTGGTACTCGCTGCACGGAAAGCAAGTATCCGTGTATACGGCTTAAATGAGTATAGAACAGTTGCCCAAGCGGGGGAACCCTCCTTTCTTCTCGGTTTCGGCGGCCTTTCTACAGAGGATATCACCAAGGCCGTAGAAGACCTTATGAAGGCTTGGAATATCTGTAAAAGCGAAAGTACTTGTTAATTCTCTTCCTACTTGAGTTTAGACAAAAAAAGGCGAAGCATCCTTTTAAGGATGTTTCGCCTTTACTGTTTAATAGACAAGATAGTATAAGTTTTAACTACTCGGGTCAGTGTCTAGACTCCAAGCGCCTTCAGCTTTTCTTATTTAAATAGACCTTTTACAAACCCTGTTGCACTACTCCAGATGCTTGCAAAGAAGGCGCCAATCGCACTCATTGTAAGTGAAAACCAGCCTGCCTTCTCGACTGCATCTTTCGTAACAACCTCAGTTCCCGGATTATCGGAATCAATGAAACCGTAATCAGTTCCTTCCGTTTTCACGAGATTCACATGCCCCACAACAGTGTCTTTTTTAATTGGTGCTTGTAGTGCACCTTCTTTTACTTTTGATTCATCAAGTACAAGTTCAGGTACATATAAATCTTTTTCACTTGTTTTCACCATCATGCGAATCGGTTCCTTCACTTCCACGGCAACATTTTTCGCTTTTCCTTTAGTAACGTCAAGTGTTTTAGAACCTTTAAACTGATAGCCGGCCGGAACGAACTCTACTTCCGAAAATTGACCAAAACCGTAATCGAACAGAGCACGTGTCGCATCGAATCGTGCTTTGTATGACCCTACTCCTTTTGCATCAACCGCTTTCATAACAACAGCAATCACCCGTTTACCGTCCCTTGTGGCTGTCCCTGTGAAGCAGTGCCCCGCAAAGTCAGTCGTACCTGTCTTCAGACCATCAACACCTTCGTATTCATAAACAAATCCTGGAAGCATGAAGTTCCAGTTTTTCATCACAGTTCGATCAGTTGTTCCTTCACGGAAAACTTTTGTATTGATTTTTGTCGTTTCTAACACTTCAGGATAATCGTGCAGTAAATGGTATGCAAGCTTTGCAACCGATTTCGCAGGCATAACGTTTTCATCCTGAGGACCTGTCCCTTGTGGATGCATCCCTTGAAGATCACCATTATTCAAGCCCGTTGAATTGACAAATTTATAATCTTTTAAGCCCAGTTCTTCCGCTTTCGAATTCATCAGTTTCAGAAACTCTGTTTCCGTTCCTGCTATCGTTTCTGCAATTGCAATTGTCGCTGCATTTGCAGAATAGATTGCTAATGCTTCATACAACTCACGTATTGTATACGTTCCATCTCTTCGCAGAGGAACATTACTGAGACGACGGTCTTGTGAAACGGCATATGTATAGTCGTTCACTTTATATTCCTGATCCCAGCTTATTTTACCTTCTTTAATTGCTTCAAAAAGAATATATTCAGTCATCATTTTTGTCATACTAGCAATACCTAGAGGCGTATCTGCATTTTCTTCATATAGTATTTTTCCGCTATCCGCGTCAATTAAAATCGCTCCGTCAACATGGATGCCTAGTGCTGATTCGGCGTAAACCGGAACCGTGCCCCATGTCATTATTAATAATAACGGCACTAACAGGAATGCCACCAATTTTCTCATCTCTCGCTTCACCATAATACCTCCGTCATCGCTATTTCCCTAAAGACATTTTATCATATTTCTGCTACTCCATGGGAACTAAACCGAAAAAACACCTTTCCGCTCATATGTAGACGCAGGAAAGGTGATGAAGTTCCTTCATTCCGATTCAAAACACAGGGAAAGTTAATTCTTGAAACAAAATCCCTTATGAAAGTGTATAATTCGGCGCTTCTTTTGTAATTTGTACTTGATGTGGATGACTTTCACGCAATCCTGCACCCGTCATGCGGATAAACTGTGCTTTCTCACGCAAATCACGCAAGTCCTTTGTACCACAATAACCCATACCTGCACGAACACCGCCGATTAACTGATGAATCGTGTCCGACAAAGACCCTTTGTAAGGCATACGCCCTTCGATTCCTTCAGGTACAAGCTTTTTCGCGTCCTCTTGGAAATAACGGTCTTTCGAACCGCGCTCCATCGCAGCAATTGATCCCATACCACGGTAAACTTTAAAACGCCGTCCTTGGAATATTTCAGTTTCTCCCGGACTTTCCGTTGTACCCGCAAGAAGACTTCCTAGCATAACAGCATGCCCACCGGCGGCAAGCGCTTTGACAATATCACCGGAGTACTTAATACCACCGTCAGCAATAATTGTTTTGCCTACCTTACGTGCTTCTGAAGCACATTCGTAGACCGCTGTAATTTGTGGAACACCCACACCTGCAACCACACGCGTCGTACAGATTGAGCCAGGTCCTATGCCGACTTTGACGACATCTGCACCCGCTTCAAAGAGCGCACGCGCACCTTCTGCAGTCGCAATATTGCCTGCAATGATTTCAAGATCCGGGAACTGGCGTCTAATCTGAGCAACCACATCCAGAACACCTTTAGAATGGCCATGTGCCGTATCGATGACAACAACATCGACTTCAGCATTTACAAGTTTCTCTACGCGTACCATCGTATCTGTCGTAACACCAACCGCTGCGCCTACAAGCAAACGACCTTGTTTATCTTTTGCGGCATTTGGAAACTCGATTACTTTTTCAATATCCTTAATTGTGATCAACCCTTTAAGGATTCCCTTCTCATCGACGATCGGAAGCTTTTCAATTTTATACTTTTGTAAGATTTTCTCTGCATCTTCCAATGTTGTACCAACCGGCGCCGTTACAAGATTCTCTTTCGTCATGACATCATCAATAACAAGTGAATAATCTTGAATGAAGCGAAGATCACGGTTTGTCAGAATACCTACCAGCTTTAATTCTTCAGTATTATTAACAATTGGAACGCCAGAAATACGGTATTTACTCATTAGATGCTCAGCGTCGAAAACCTGATGCTCAGGTGACAGGAAAAATGGATTTGTAATAACGCCATTTTCTGAACGTTTTACAGTAACAACCTGTTCAGCTTGTTCTTCGATGCTCATATTCTTATGGATAATACCAAGTCCACCTTGACGCGCCATAGAAATTGCCATCTTCGATTCAGTAACCGTATCCATTCCGGCGCTAATAACGGGGATGTTTAATTTTATCTTATTTGTCAGTTCGACAGAGAGCGATACATCTTTGGGCAATACTTCAGATGGTCCCGGTATTAGCAACACATCATCAAATGTAAGCCCTTCACGCGTAAATTTTGTTTCCCACATTCCAACATACCTCCTGTTAGTTATAATTGAATATTATTAAAAGGGTATCAGCGGTCACAATAGCTGTCAAGGTAGGAAGGACAAGTAAAAGTATTCCTATTATTCACTGAACAACTTGATTTATTGAATTCTTCATTTTAAGAGGTGAAGTTTGTGGTGCAAACCGTTCGACAACTTGTCCTTCGCGATCAATTAAAAACTTCGTAAAGTTCCACTTGATCCCCTCTGTCAGTATCCCCTTTTTTTGGGAAGTTAGAAATGTGAAAAGTGGTTCTGCTTGGTCACCCTTCACGTTGACTTTTGCAAACATCGGAAAGGTTACACCGTAATTGACTTCACAGAATTCCATCGTCTTCTCAATATCATTAAACTCTTGATTATTGAAATTGTCCGAAGGAAAGCCCAGAATAACGAGCCCTTGATTTTTATGTTCTTCATATAGTTCCTGCAATTCCTTGAACTGGCTGGTAAAACCGCATTTACTTGCCGTATTCACTATAATTAAAGGCTTTCCTTTGTAGTCTTCCATTGATTGGACGTCACCGTTCGGTTTTTTGACCGAAAACTCATAAATAGTCTTCATTGAGTTAGCTCCTTTAATTTTAGACTTATATAAACCATAGGCTGATGCAGGAACAATTACAAGGATTGGGGATTGAAGTGATGATGTTTAGTACGTGGTACCAAGCAATTAATTTGAGCGACTTACCAGATGACAACTAATCGAAATAATCCTATTGCATCCAAAACCAATTTTATGACTTCCTTAACCGACAATTTCGCTTCCTTTCTTCTACTAAGATAAGTTTACCTTCATTACTACAGTTAAACACAAAAAGACTATTACTTCTACTAGGCAAATACTATACATAAAAGTGTACGGATAACGCAAAAACGAGAGGATTCAAAAGAATCCTCTCGTTTTATATAAACCATGGTGCCCGGCGACGTCCTACTCTCACAGGGGGAAACCCCCAACTACCATCGGCGCTGAAGAGCTTAACTTCCGTGTTCGGGATGGGAACGGGTGTGACCTCTTCGCAATCGTCACCAGACTCTATTGAGCTTGTTCGCTCAAAACTGAATGAAACAGACATTGTGCTACACAGAATCAGGGTAATCAAGCCCTTTTCAAAATTGGTTAAGTCCTCGATCGATTAGTATCCGTCAGCTCCACACGTCGCCGTGCTTCCACCCCAGACCTATCAACCTCATCTTCTTTGAGGGATCTTACTTACTTGCGTAATGGGAAATCTCATCTCGAGGGGGGCTTCATGCTTAGATGCTTTCAGCATTTATCCCGTCCATACATAGCTACCCAGCGATGCCTTTGGCAAGACAACTGGTACACCAGAGGTATGTCCATCCCGGTCCTCTCGTAC of the Sporosarcina sp. FSL K6-1508 genome contains:
- the pdxR gene encoding MocR-like pyridoxine biosynthesis transcription factor PdxR; the encoded protein is MEMLLIKLEKSINTPLYEQMYNQLRRDITDGKLPVGMKLPSKRKLGDFLNVSQTTVELAYAQLAAEGFISSKPRKGFYVQAIEELAYVQPMQVAEEMVTEKIVDVSFDFSPGKIDTESFPFTQWRKYAKDVMDESSRNLLLLGHPHGDWELRQEISRYLYHSRGVDCIPEQVIIGSGTEQLMPLVIRVLGTEATYAIEDPGYPLTHHVFFHNNRVAIPIAVDEEGMDVSLLQRSGATVAYVTPSHQFPTGSVLSASRRTALLNWASSVNGNFIIEDDYDSEFRYTGRPIPSLQGMDKGGNVIYLSTFSKSLMPSLRIAYMVLPPVLLNRYEKAFIHYSATVPRLDQHILARFMADGHFSRHLNRMRKIYKRKLQVLTETLASYAPYVSFSGDEAGMHIILTVHTETNEKSLVLAARKASIRVYGLNEYRTVAQAGEPSFLLGFGGLSTEDITKAVEDLMKAWNICKSESTC
- a CDS encoding serine hydrolase; this encodes MVKREMRKLVAFLLVPLLLIMTWGTVPVYAESALGIHVDGAILIDADSGKILYEENADTPLGIASMTKMMTEYILFEAIKEGKISWDQEYKVNDYTYAVSQDRRLSNVPLRRDGTYTIRELYEALAIYSANAATIAIAETIAGTETEFLKLMNSKAEELGLKDYKFVNSTGLNNGDLQGMHPQGTGPQDENVMPAKSVAKLAYHLLHDYPEVLETTKINTKVFREGTTDRTVMKNWNFMLPGFVYEYEGVDGLKTGTTDFAGHCFTGTATRDGKRVIAVVMKAVDAKGVGSYKARFDATRALFDYGFGQFSEVEFVPAGYQFKGSKTLDVTKGKAKNVAVEVKEPIRMMVKTSEKDLYVPELVLDESKVKEGALQAPIKKDTVVGHVNLVKTEGTDYGFIDSDNPGTEVVTKDAVEKAGWFSLTMSAIGAFFASIWSSATGFVKGLFK
- the guaB gene encoding IMP dehydrogenase gives rise to the protein MWETKFTREGLTFDDVLLIPGPSEVLPKDVSLSVELTNKIKLNIPVISAGMDTVTESKMAISMARQGGLGIIHKNMSIEEQAEQVVTVKRSENGVITNPFFLSPEHQVFDAEHLMSKYRISGVPIVNNTEELKLVGILTNRDLRFIQDYSLVIDDVMTKENLVTAPVGTTLEDAEKILQKYKIEKLPIVDEKGILKGLITIKDIEKVIEFPNAAKDKQGRLLVGAAVGVTTDTMVRVEKLVNAEVDVVVIDTAHGHSKGVLDVVAQIRRQFPDLEIIAGNIATAEGARALFEAGADVVKVGIGPGSICTTRVVAGVGVPQITAVYECASEARKVGKTIIADGGIKYSGDIVKALAAGGHAVMLGSLLAGTTESPGETEIFQGRRFKVYRGMGSIAAMERGSKDRYFQEDAKKLVPEGIEGRMPYKGSLSDTIHQLIGGVRAGMGYCGTKDLRDLREKAQFIRMTGAGLRESHPHQVQITKEAPNYTLS
- a CDS encoding glutathione peroxidase: MKTIYEFSVKKPNGDVQSMEDYKGKPLIIVNTASKCGFTSQFKELQELYEEHKNQGLVILGFPSDNFNNQEFNDIEKTMEFCEVNYGVTFPMFAKVNVKGDQAEPLFTFLTSQKKGILTEGIKWNFTKFLIDREGQVVERFAPQTSPLKMKNSINQVVQ